From the Immundisolibacter sp. genome, the window AGCGCTGGTCAGGACTGCTGCTGGCCATGCGCGACAGCGCCGAGCTGCGCGCACAGGAACGGGCACTGGGCACGGCCTGGGCGGCGCTGCTGGTCGATCTTGGCGTGCCGGGTGCGGCCTCCTGGGCCGAGCGGCCACAGCGCACGGCGCTGGCGCTGTATGCATTGGCGATGGTGCATTACGGCATTGCGGTGCAGGACGCCGCGCAGGCCTTGCTGTGGGCATGGCTGGAGGCGCAGGCGAGCGCGGCCCTGCGCGCGGTGCCGCTTGGCCACGCGGCGGCGCAGCAAGTGATCCACACGGTCGCCGCTGCCATTCCGGCCGCCGTCAGGCGCGGCCTGGCGCTGGCGGACGAGGACATCGGCGCCGGTGCCCCGGCGCTGGCCATCGCCAGCTGCCGGCACGAGACGCAGTACAGCCGGCTGTTTCGGTCCTGATACACGACGGGAGTGACGATGACGCAGCGCTCTGAATCCGGCCCACTGCGGGTAGGCATCGGCGGGCCGGTCGGCTCGGGCAAGACCGCGCTCACCGAGGCGCTGTGCAAGGCCCTGCGCGAGCGCTACCGGATCGCCGTGGTCACCAACGACATCTACACCCGCGAGGATGCCGAGTTCCTGACCCGCGCCGGGGCGCTGGCTCCGGAGCGCATCATGGGCGTGGAAACCGGCGGCTGTCCGCACACGGCGATTCGCGAGGATGCGTCGCTGAACCTGGCCGCCGTGGCCGAGCTGTCGCGCCGTTTTGCGCCGCTCGACCTGGTGTTCGTGGAATCCGGCGGCGACAACCTGGCCGCCACCTTCAGCCCGGAGCTGTCGGACCTGACGCTGTACGTGATCGACGTGGCGGCCGGCGACAAGATTCCGCGCAAGGGCGGGCCGGGCATCACCCGCTCGGACCTGCTGATCATCAACAAGACCGACCTGGCGCCGCATGTCGGGGCATCGCTGGAGGTGATGGACCGCGACTCCCGGCGCATGCGCGGCGAGCGCCCGTTCGTGTTCACCTGCCTCAAAACCGGTGCCGGACTGGACACGGTGATTGCATTCATCGTGCGCGAGGGCGGGCTGCCCGGCTGATACCGGCCGCCTGGTGCCCCAAGTTCGTGCCCGATGCTGAATGAATGCACCACGCCGAAGCCAGGATGCGTCTGCCGGGGCGGCGTCGATGCAGGTCGATCGACTTGAATACAAGGCGGTGCAGCAGGTGGCACAGCAGTTGCTGAAGCTACCGCGCCATCGGGGAGGAGGCATGACCTAACCCAGGGAGTACGGGCATGTCCTCAATAAGGTTTGCAAGACGCACCTTGCTGGCAGCCACGGCTGGTGCCAGCCTGTTTGCCGCTGACGCCGCCAGCGCCGGTGCCAAGTTCAGCATCGACGATACGCACTGGGTCTCCGTGGGTGCCGGCCTGCGTACCAGCTTCAGTTCCGTGGAGGACGCGGCGCCCGACGATGGGCGTTCCAACGACTTCACGGTCGACAGCATCCGGCTGTACCTGAACGCCCAGATCCACCAATACATCCTGCTGGAGTTCAACACCGAGCGCTACGACACCGGTGACGACGACGAAATCCGCGTGCTGGATGCGATCGCCAAGTTCACCATCGCGCCGGAGTTCAACATCTGGGCCGGCCGTCATCTGCCGCCCTCGGACCGTGCCAACCTGGACGGCCCGTACTACCTGAACGCGTGGACCTTCCCGATCGCGCAGGCCTATCCAGCCATCTTCGCCGGCCGCGACGAAGGGGTGTCGGTGAACGGCTCGATCGACGGCGGCGTGTTCGGCTACGCCCTGGGCGTCTACGACGGCATGGACACGTCGTACTCCGGCATCACCGACCTGAACAACCCCAACCAGGACGACAACCTGCTGTTTGCCGGTCGCCTGCAGTGGGCGCTGTGGGATCCGGAGCCGGGCTTCTACACCACCAGCTCCTACTTCGGCGAGAAGAACATCCTGACTTTCGGCGCCGCCGCGCAGTACCAGTCGGACGGCACCGGCACCCGGGCCTCTCCGGGCGATTTCTTCGGCTGGAACGTGGACGCGCTGCTGGAACACAAGGTCGGCGACGGCGGGGCGGTGAGCCTGGAAGGGGCCTATTACGACTATGACCACGACGACGAGATGCCGGCCTTCGGCTACCAGGGTGACGGCTACTACGTGCTGGCGAGCTTCCTGACGCCGCAGAAATTCGGCATCGGCAAGCTGCAGCCGCACGTGCGCTACCAGGCCGTGGATGACGACAACGCGCCCGACCACGACCGCTGGGAGCTGGGTCTGGGCTACATCATCGATGGCCAGAAAGCCAAGGTCATCGCCACCTACGGCGCCGACGATTTCGACGGTGGCGAGACCACCGATTTCTTCATCCTGGGCGTGCAGCTGCAGATCTAGCCCGCATCCCCCGCATCCGAACAACCCGCAAAGGAGAACCTCACATGACTGATCGCAAGAACCGATTTGCCGGACGCCTGGCGCTGGCCGCCGCCGGCGCGCTGCTCAGCGGCCTGGCGCACGCCGCCGACACCATCAAGGTCGGCGTGCTGCATTCCCTGTCCGGCACCATGGCCATTTCCGAAACCACGCTCAAGGACACCGTGCTGATGCTGGTGGACGAGCAGAACAAGAAGGGCGGCCTGCTGGGCAAGAAGCTGGAAGCCGTGGTGGTGGACCCGGCCTCGAACTGGCCGCTGTTCGCCGAGAAGGCGCGCGAGCTGCTGGCCAAGGACAAGGTGGACGTGGTGTTCGGTTGCTGGACCTCGGTGTCGCGCAAATCGGTACTGCCGGTGTTCGAGGAACTCAACGGCCTGCTGTTCTACCCGGTGCAGTACGAGGGCGAGGAATCGTCCAAGAACGTGTTCTACACCGGCGCCGCGCCCAACCAGCAGGCGATTCCGGCGGTCGATTACTTCATGAACGAGATGGGCGTGAAGCGCTGGGTGCTGGCCGGCACCGACTACGTGTACCCGCGCACCACCAACAAGATCCTGGAGGCTTACCTCAAATCCAAGGGCGTGAAGGACGAGGACATCCTGATCAACTACACGCCGTTCGGGCATTCGGACTGGCAGTCCATCGTCGCGGACATCAAGAAGTTCGGCGCGGCCGGCAAGAAGACCGGCGTGGTGTCCACCATCAACGGCGACGCCAATGTGCCGTTCTACAAGGAGCTGGCCGCCCAGGGCATCAAGGCCGAGGACATCCCGGTGGTGGCCTTCTCGGTCGGCGAGGAAGAGCTGTCGGGCCTGGACACCGGCCCGCTGGTCGGTCACCTGGCGGCCTGGAACTACTTCATGAGTGTGGACACGCCCGAGAACGCCGCCTTCATCAAGGAATGGCACGCCTTCATCAAGAATCCGAAGCGCGTGACCAATGATCCGATGGAAGCGCACGTGATCGGTTTCCACATGTGGGCCAAGGCGGTCGAGAAGGCCGGCACCACCGATGTCGCCAAGGTCAGCGACGCCATCATCGGCATCGAGGTGCCCAACATGACCGGTGGCACGGCCAAGATGCTGCCCAACCACCACATCACCAAGCCGGTGCTGATCGGCGAGATCCAGGCCGACGGCCAGTTCGAGACCGTGTGGCAGACCGACGGTCTGGTGCCGGGCGATGCCTGGTCGGATTTCCTGCCAGGCTCCAAGGACATCGAGGCCGACTGGGTCACCCTGAAGTGCGGTAACTACAACACCGTCACCAAGAAGTGCTCCGGACAGAACTACGAGTGATGTGACCGGCCTCGGGCGGGCAGACCGCCCGGGGTTTCCTTGCCATCCAGTGCCAGCGGGGAAGCGCTTGAACCCGATCCGATACTTGCCGGTCGTCCTGGCGGGACTGGGCCTGATGTTCTGCGCGCTGGTGGCGCCTGCCATCGCCGAACCGGCTGCCGATCCGCCCCCGGCTGCGGACGCCGCCGGCGCCGTGCAGGCGCTTGCCACGGCCGGATTCCTGGCCAAGCCGGCCCTGTTGCAGCAGATCGCGGGCAGCGGCGAACCGTGGGCGCGCGCCGTGCTGCAGGGCCTGCTGGATGGCACCCTGCAAATCCGCAAGGCCGATCAGCGGGTGCTGCTGGCAGTGCCGGCGGGGCAGGACTTCGAGCTTGTCGATCCGGTCAGTGGCGCATCGCTGGGTGAGGGCGAGCGCCTGGACCTGAAGCGCATCCCGATCAACAACAGCCTGCGCACCCAGCTGAACGGGCTGATCGCGCGCCTGAGCCTGGCCGATCCTGACCCGCGCCAGCGCCGAGCGGCGGTGCGATCTCTTTACGAAACGCTGGATGCCGCCAGCGCGGACCTGCTGCGCGAGCGGCGCTCCGTGGAAACCGATGACGGCGTGCGCGACGCCATCGACGTGGCCCTCGCGCTGGCCGATCTGTCCAGCACGGAGCACGGGACGCAGATCGCCGCCACCCGGCAGCTTGCCGGCAGCGTCGAGCCGTCGGTGCGGGTACGCCTGGGCGCCGTCGCGGACGATGCCACCCAGTCGCAGGATGTGCGCGACGCAGCCCGCCGGGCGCTGGCGCGCAGCGAGGCGCGCGTCGGTCTTTACCGCTCCGCGGAAATGGCATTTTTCGGCCTGTCGCTCGGTTCCGTGCTGCTGCTGGCGGCGATTGGTCTTGCCATCACCTTCGGCGTCATGGGCGTCATCAACATGGCGCATGGCGAGTTTCTGATGCTCGGCGCCTACACCACCTTCGTGGTGCAGCAGTGGGTGCCGGTGGACTGGTCATTGCCGTTGGCGATACCGCTGGCTTTTCTGGTCGCAGGTGCCGTGGGCGTGCTGCTGGAGGTGACCCTGATCCGCTTTCTGTATGGCCGGCCGCTGGAGACACTGCTGGCCACGTTCGGCGTCAGCCTGATCCTGCAGCAGGTGGTGCGCAGCGTGTTCTCGCCGCTGAATCGCCAGGTGGCGACGCCGTCATGGATGAGCGGCTCGATTGAAATCAACCCGGCCCTGTCGCTGACGCTCAATCGCCTCTACATCGTCCTGTTCAGCCTGGTTGTGTTCGCCGCCCTGCTGGCGGTACTGCGCTTCACCCGCTTCGGGCTGGAACTGCGCGCCGTGTCGCAGAACCGTGCCATGGCGCGGGCGCTTGGCGTGCGCAGCGCACGGGTCGATGCGCTGACCTTCGGGCTTGGCGCCGGTGTCGCCGGCGTGGGCGGGGTGGCGCTGTCGCAGCTGACCAACGTCGGGCCGAATCTGGGGCAGGCCTACATCGTGGATGCCTTCCTGGTGGTGGTGTTCGGCGGCGTGGGCAATCTGTGGGGCACGCTCACGGCAGCGCTGTCGCTGGGCGTGGCCAACAAGCTGATGGAGCCCCTGGTGGGCGCCGTGCTGGCCAAGATCCTGGTGCTGGTGTTCATCATCCTGTTCATCCAGCGTCGTCCGCGGGGCTTGTTCCCGCAGCGCGGCCGCAGCGTGGAGGCCTGACATGGGGCTGCCCAACTGGCGTCATGAACGTGGCGGCTTCGCCTTGCTGGTGGTGCTGGCGGTTGCGGCCGTGCTGGTGCCGCTGCTGAACCTGACGGTGCCGCCGGGCTCCGCCCTGCACGTGCCCGATTACACGGTGACCCTGCTCGGCAAATACCTGTGCTACGCGCTGGCCGCGGTGGCGCTGGACCTGGTGTGGGGTTACTGCGGGATTTTGAGTCTGGGCCACGGCGCGTTCTTCGCGCTCGGCGGCTACGCCATGGGCATGTACCTGATGCGCCAGATCGGCGAGCGGGGCGTGTATGGCAATGCGCTGCTGCCGGACTTCATGGTGTTCCTGAACTGGCAGGAACTGCCCTGGTACTGGCAGGGCTTCAACCACTTTCCGTTCGCCTTGCTGATGGTGGTGCTGGTGCCGGGCGCGCTGGCGTTCGCGTTCGGCTATCTGGCCTTCCGTTCGCGGGTGTCCGGCGTCTATCTGTCGATCATCACCCAGGCCCTCACCTTCGCCCTGATGCTGGCGTTTTTCCGCAACGACATGGGCTTTGGCGGCAACAACGGGCTGACCGACTTCAAGGAACTGCTGGGCTTCGACCTGCAGGCGCCGGCCACGCGGGCGGGTCTGTTCGTGATCTCGGCGCTGGCGCTGGCCGGCGGCTATCTGGTGTCGCGGGCGGTGGTGCGCTCGCGCGCCGGGCATGTGCTGATCGCGGTGCGCGATGCCGAGAGCCGCACGCGCTTCCTGGGTTACCGGGTAGAGCACTACAAGCTGGCCGTGTTCGTGCTGTCGGCCGTGCTGACCGGCATTGCCGGGGCGCTGTACGTGCCGCAGGTGGGGATCATCAACCCGGGCGAATTCGCGCCGCTCAATTCCATCGAGATGGTGGTGTGGGTGGCCCTTGGCGGGCGCGGCACGCTGTACGGCGCAGCGCTGGGCGCCGGCGTGGTCAATTACCTGAAGACCGTGCTGACCGGCGCGCTGCCGGAGGTGTGGCTGTTCTTCCTGGGCGGGCTGTTCATGCTGGTGACGGTGGCCCTGCCGCGGGGACTGATCGGCCTGCGCGCGCGGCGCCAGAGCGCGGCATGAACACCCAGGCCGAGACGCATCCGTCGCTGGGCCGCCACCGCGGCGCGCTGTTCGTGGAAAACGTCAGCGTGTCCTTCGATGGCTTCAAGGCCCTGAACGAGCTCACGCTGTACATGGACCCGGGCGAGCTGCGTTGCCTGATCGGCCCCAACGGCGCCGGCAAGACCACGCTGATGGACGTCATCACCGGCAAGACCCGCCCGGACGCAGGCGAAGTGTTCTTCGGCGACCGCATCGACCTGCTGCGCCTGTCGGAAGCGGAAATAGCCGAGGTCGGCATCGGCCGCAAGTTCCAGAAGCCGACCGTGTTCGAGCAGCTCTCCGTCCACGACAACCTGGCGTTGGCGCTCAAGCAGGATCGGCGCGTATGGGCCACGCTGCGCGCCAAGCTGACCGGCGCCGAACGCGACCGCATGGATGAGGCGGCGGTCCTGATCGGCCTGGCCGAGGACCGGCAGCGCCTGGCCGGGACGCTGTCGCACGGCCAGAAACAGTGGCTCGAAATCGGCATGCTGTTGCTGCAGGAACCGCACCTGATGCTGATCGACGAACCGGTCGCCGGCATGACGCGCGGCGAGATCGAACGCACTGCGCAGCTGCTGCAGGCGCTGGCCGGCGAGCGCTCGGTGCTGGTGGTGGAGCACGACATGGAGTTCGTGCGCTCCATTGCCCGGCACGTCACCGTGCTGCACCAGGGCCACGTACTGGCCGAGGGCACGATGGCGCAAATCCAGTCCGACCCGCGCGTGATCGAGGTTTATCTCGGTGAGTGAAGCCCTGCTCGAACTGACCGGCATCCAGCAGTACTACGGCCAGAGCCACATCCTGCGCGAGGTCAGCGTGCAGGTGCCGGCCGGCTCGTGCACCTGCCTGATGGGCCGCAATGGCGTTGGCAAGACCACGCTGCTGAAGGTCATCATGGGCCTGCTGCCGGCGCGTGCCGGCAGCATCAGCTTCGCCGGCCAGGATCTGACGCGCGCCGATACCCGCGAGCGGGCCCGCATCGGCATCGGCTACGTGCCGCAGGGGCGGGAGATCTTTGCGCGCCTGACGGTGGAAGAAAACCTGCGCGTGAGCCTGGGCATACGCGGCGCCAGAACGCTGCCGCAGCGCATCTACGAGCTGTTCCCGGTGCTGCGCGAGATGCTGCACCGGCGCGGCGGTGACCTGTCCGGCGGCCAGCAGCAACAGCTGGCCATCGCCCGCGCGCTGGTGTTGGAACCGAAGCTGCTGATCCTGGACGAGCCCTGCGAGGGCATCCAGCCGAACATCGTGCGCGACATCGGCGACGTGCTGACCCGCCTGCGCCAGGAAACCGGCCTGGCCGTGCTGCTGGTGGAACAGAAGCTGCCCTTCGCCCGCCGCGTGGCGGATCGCTTCTATCTGCTGGAGCGCGGCTCCGTGGTGGCCGACGGCGGCATTGCCGACCTCAGCGAAGACCTGGTGCAGCGGCACTTGGTGGTGTGACGGGAGCGCGGGCGCGTTTGCTGCGTGCCCGAGCGAGCGATGGGGGGCGTCCTGCCCGCAGCGCGTAAAATGCCGCTCCATTCCCGCCTCAACCGGTACGCACCGTGTCCGCGCCGCGCATCTTTCTGTACGACAGCACGCTGCGCGACGGCCAGCAGACGCAGGGCGTCGATTTTTCGGTCGGCGACAAGCTGGCCATCGCCGGCGAGCTGGATCACCTCGGAATCGACTACATCGAGGCCGGCTGGCCGGGCGCCAATCCGACCGACGATGCCGTTTTTGTGGCCGCCCCGAGCTTCAAGCGCGCGCGCCTGGTGGCCTTTGGCATGACGCGCCGGCCGGGCCGGGCGGCGGCCGACGACCCCGGTTTGCAGCGCCTGCTCGATAGCGGCGCGCCGGCCATCTGCCTGGTCGGCAAGACCTGGGACTTTCACGTCACGGTCGCGCTTCGCACCACGCTCGACGAGAACCTGCGGATGATCGAGGACAGCCTGGCCGCGTGCGTGGCGGCCGGGCGCGAGGCGCTGTTCGACGCCGAGCATTTCTTCGACGGTTACAAGGCCAATCCCTCCTATGCGCTGGCGTGTCTGGAAGCCGCACAGCGCGGCGGGGCGCGCTGGATCGTGCTGTGCGACACCAACGGCGGCACGCTGCCGCACGAGGTGGAGGCCATCGTCGGCGAAGTGGCCAAGGTAATCCCCGGCGAGCGGCTGGGCATCCACTGCCACAACGACACCGAAAACGCCGTCGCCAACAGCCTGGCGGCGGTGCGGGCCGGCGTGCGCCAGGTGCAGGGCACGCTGAACGGTCTTGGCGAGCGCTGCGGCAATGCCAACCTGATCTCGCTGCTGCCGACGCTGATGCTCAAGCTCGGCTACGAAACGGGACTCAGCGAGGCCGATCTGGCGCATGTCACGCACGTCTCGCGCTTCGTCGACGAGCGCCTGAACCGCACGCCCAACCGCCACGCGCC encodes:
- a CDS encoding urease accessory UreF family protein gives rise to the protein MTDPVADLRLRQLTSAALPVGAFAYSQGLESAVELGWIRDPLQAQQWIGGLLEHTLSGLEVPLLARLMAAFASADEAAAERWSGLLLAMRDSAELRAQERALGTAWAALLVDLGVPGAASWAERPQRTALALYALAMVHYGIAVQDAAQALLWAWLEAQASAALRAVPLGHAAAQQVIHTVAAAIPAAVRRGLALADEDIGAGAPALAIASCRHETQYSRLFRS
- the ureG gene encoding urease accessory protein UreG, whose protein sequence is MTQRSESGPLRVGIGGPVGSGKTALTEALCKALRERYRIAVVTNDIYTREDAEFLTRAGALAPERIMGVETGGCPHTAIREDASLNLAAVAELSRRFAPLDLVFVESGGDNLAATFSPELSDLTLYVIDVAAGDKIPRKGGPGITRSDLLIINKTDLAPHVGASLEVMDRDSRRMRGERPFVFTCLKTGAGLDTVIAFIVREGGLPG
- the urtA gene encoding urea ABC transporter substrate-binding protein encodes the protein MTDRKNRFAGRLALAAAGALLSGLAHAADTIKVGVLHSLSGTMAISETTLKDTVLMLVDEQNKKGGLLGKKLEAVVVDPASNWPLFAEKARELLAKDKVDVVFGCWTSVSRKSVLPVFEELNGLLFYPVQYEGEESSKNVFYTGAAPNQQAIPAVDYFMNEMGVKRWVLAGTDYVYPRTTNKILEAYLKSKGVKDEDILINYTPFGHSDWQSIVADIKKFGAAGKKTGVVSTINGDANVPFYKELAAQGIKAEDIPVVAFSVGEEELSGLDTGPLVGHLAAWNYFMSVDTPENAAFIKEWHAFIKNPKRVTNDPMEAHVIGFHMWAKAVEKAGTTDVAKVSDAIIGIEVPNMTGGTAKMLPNHHITKPVLIGEIQADGQFETVWQTDGLVPGDAWSDFLPGSKDIEADWVTLKCGNYNTVTKKCSGQNYE
- the urtB gene encoding urea ABC transporter permease subunit UrtB, with the protein product MNPIRYLPVVLAGLGLMFCALVAPAIAEPAADPPPAADAAGAVQALATAGFLAKPALLQQIAGSGEPWARAVLQGLLDGTLQIRKADQRVLLAVPAGQDFELVDPVSGASLGEGERLDLKRIPINNSLRTQLNGLIARLSLADPDPRQRRAAVRSLYETLDAASADLLRERRSVETDDGVRDAIDVALALADLSSTEHGTQIAATRQLAGSVEPSVRVRLGAVADDATQSQDVRDAARRALARSEARVGLYRSAEMAFFGLSLGSVLLLAAIGLAITFGVMGVINMAHGEFLMLGAYTTFVVQQWVPVDWSLPLAIPLAFLVAGAVGVLLEVTLIRFLYGRPLETLLATFGVSLILQQVVRSVFSPLNRQVATPSWMSGSIEINPALSLTLNRLYIVLFSLVVFAALLAVLRFTRFGLELRAVSQNRAMARALGVRSARVDALTFGLGAGVAGVGGVALSQLTNVGPNLGQAYIVDAFLVVVFGGVGNLWGTLTAALSLGVANKLMEPLVGAVLAKILVLVFIILFIQRRPRGLFPQRGRSVEA
- the urtC gene encoding urea ABC transporter permease subunit UrtC, with protein sequence MGLPNWRHERGGFALLVVLAVAAVLVPLLNLTVPPGSALHVPDYTVTLLGKYLCYALAAVALDLVWGYCGILSLGHGAFFALGGYAMGMYLMRQIGERGVYGNALLPDFMVFLNWQELPWYWQGFNHFPFALLMVVLVPGALAFAFGYLAFRSRVSGVYLSIITQALTFALMLAFFRNDMGFGGNNGLTDFKELLGFDLQAPATRAGLFVISALALAGGYLVSRAVVRSRAGHVLIAVRDAESRTRFLGYRVEHYKLAVFVLSAVLTGIAGALYVPQVGIINPGEFAPLNSIEMVVWVALGGRGTLYGAALGAGVVNYLKTVLTGALPEVWLFFLGGLFMLVTVALPRGLIGLRARRQSAA
- the urtD gene encoding urea ABC transporter ATP-binding protein UrtD, coding for MNTQAETHPSLGRHRGALFVENVSVSFDGFKALNELTLYMDPGELRCLIGPNGAGKTTLMDVITGKTRPDAGEVFFGDRIDLLRLSEAEIAEVGIGRKFQKPTVFEQLSVHDNLALALKQDRRVWATLRAKLTGAERDRMDEAAVLIGLAEDRQRLAGTLSHGQKQWLEIGMLLLQEPHLMLIDEPVAGMTRGEIERTAQLLQALAGERSVLVVEHDMEFVRSIARHVTVLHQGHVLAEGTMAQIQSDPRVIEVYLGE
- the urtE gene encoding urea ABC transporter ATP-binding subunit UrtE, producing the protein MLELTGIQQYYGQSHILREVSVQVPAGSCTCLMGRNGVGKTTLLKVIMGLLPARAGSISFAGQDLTRADTRERARIGIGYVPQGREIFARLTVEENLRVSLGIRGARTLPQRIYELFPVLREMLHRRGGDLSGGQQQQLAIARALVLEPKLLILDEPCEGIQPNIVRDIGDVLTRLRQETGLAVLLVEQKLPFARRVADRFYLLERGSVVADGGIADLSEDLVQRHLVV
- the cimA gene encoding citramalate synthase → MSAPRIFLYDSTLRDGQQTQGVDFSVGDKLAIAGELDHLGIDYIEAGWPGANPTDDAVFVAAPSFKRARLVAFGMTRRPGRAAADDPGLQRLLDSGAPAICLVGKTWDFHVTVALRTTLDENLRMIEDSLAACVAAGREALFDAEHFFDGYKANPSYALACLEAAQRGGARWIVLCDTNGGTLPHEVEAIVGEVAKVIPGERLGIHCHNDTENAVANSLAAVRAGVRQVQGTLNGLGERCGNANLISLLPTLMLKLGYETGLSEADLAHVTHVSRFVDERLNRTPNRHAPYVGENAFAHKGGLHVSAVEKDPRSYEHMAPERIGNHRKILVSDQAGRANVLALLDEVGLTLAADDPRVGQLVEQVKARELQGYTYDGAEASFELLARGLLQGLPRYFELDSFRVIDERRWVDGRLVTLSEATMKVRVAGQVHMTVAEGNGPVNALDLALRQALLAAYPTLAGLQLTDYKVRILESGAGTGATTRVMLECSDPSRRRWTTVGASTNVIEASWQALSDAITYKLWHDGVNA